The genomic stretch CGCGGGCTGTGGCGACTCGACTGTCGGGGACTTCGGCGAGCCAGTTCTCCTCCGAACCGCGCAAGCATAAACGCACGATGCGTGGTCCGGCATCGGTCAGGAACTCTACGCGCAGGTGTTCGTTCTCCAGCGTGCGGGTCGTCAAGCCGTAAAATTCATTGCGCATCGCTGATCAATCTCATCTCAATGTCGCGTGGACATGTACCATGCGCGCTCCATCAGTTGATGGTGGCACGATGTCGCCTTCAATCGGCTTGCCATCCACGATCAGCGCGACGTGATTGCCATCGCCCACGCGCGCAACATCAATGTGATACGTCACACCGCGAAAAACGCGCGTCGCCGTAAAACTGCGCCACGCGCGCGGACAAACCGGCGCGATCTGCAAACCGTCGAATGTCGGGCGAATGCCCAGGATCGCTTGTGTGATCGCGACATAGTTCCACGCCGCCGTGCCGGTGAGCCACGAATTTTTCGCCTCGCCATGCGTCGGCGCATCGCGCCCGGCGATCATCTGCGCGTAGACGTACGGCTCGCACCGATGCGTCTCGCTAATTTCTTCGCGCGCCGCTGGATTGATCCGCAAATAATAATCGTGCGCGCGGTCGCCGTTGCCAATTAGCGTTTCGGCGATCATCACCCAGGGATTTGTGTGGCAAAAAATTCCGGCGTTTTCTTTATAGCCCGGCGGATACGACGAAATTTCGCCCAGGTTTAAGTAGTAGCGCGAGTACGCCGGCTGCTGCAAAATAATTCCATGCGGCGTCGCCAAATGTTGCGCGACCGATTCGAGCGCGCGCGCCGCGTGTCCCTCGGCAATTCCGATTCCTGCCATCACGCACCAGCCCTGGGGTTCGACGAAAATTTTTCCTTCCGCACATTCGTGCGAGCCGACCTTGTTCCCAAAATCATCATACGCGCGCAAGAACCATTCGCCATCCCAGCCGTGCGCGAGTACCGTCGTTTGCATTTTGTTCGCGGCGTCGCGATAGTGCGCGGCATTCGTGTTGCGCTTGTCATGTTCTGCGATGGCGGCAAGTTCTTTCGCCGCGACGACAAACAACCCGGCGATCATCACCGACTCGGCGACCTTGCCGTCCTTGTTCGTCGTCGTCTGAAATGATTCGCCCGGGGTATCGGAAAAACAATTGAGGTTGAGACAATCGTTCCAGTCCGCGCGACCGATGAGCGGCAAGCCGTGCGGACCCAGGCGATCGAGCGTGTATTGAATCGCGCGTTGCAAGTGTTCGTACAGCGGCGTCTCGCTTCCCGCGCGATTGTCGTACGGCACGCGCGCGTCAAGAATCGTCCAATCGCCGGTCTCTTTGAGGTACGCGGCGACACCCAGGATCAGCCACAACGGGTCGTCGTTAAAGTTGCTGCCGATCGCATCGTTGCCGCGTTTGGTGAGCGGCTGATATTGGTGATACGCACCGCCGCTCGGCAGTTGGGTCGCGGCAATATCGAGGATGCGTTCGCGCGCGCGCTGCGGAATCATGTGCACGAAACCGAGTAAGTCCTGGTTCGAATCGCGGAACCCCATCCCGCGCCCAATGCCGGATTCGAACTGCGAGGCAGAACGCGAGAGGTTGAACGTCACCATGCACTGGTACGCATTCCAAGTATTCACCATGCGATTCGTGTGAACGTCCGGCGTGTTCACTTGAAAATTGCCAAGCAAGCGATCCCAGTAATCGCGCAGCGCATCGAATGCTGCGTCTGCGTTCGCGGCATTCAAATATTTCGGAATAGTGGGCTTGAGTGTACTCTTATTGATCGTTTGCGAATCGGGTGGATCGAATTTTTGATCGGGCGGATTTTCGTGATAGCCCAGCAGAAAAATGATCGTGCGCGATTCATTCGGCGCAAGCGTCACGCGAATGTGATGCGAACCAATCGGCTGCCAACCGTGCGCGATCGAATTGAACGACGCGCCGCGTTCGACTACGCGCGGACGATCCCAGCCGCGGTACGCGCCGAGAAAATCATCGCGCTGGGTATCGAATCCGGCGAGCGGTTCAGAACAGGCAAAGTACGCAAAATGATTGCGGCGCTCGCGGTACTCGGTCTTGTGATAGATCACGTCATCTTCGACTTCGACTTGACCGGTGTTAAAGTTGCGCTGAAAATTCGTCGCGTCGTCGTTCGCATCCCATAAACAAAATTCGACGCAAGAAAAAATCGAGAGGGACGCGGGCGTGTCGCGCAAATTCGTCAGCGTCAGTTGCCACACTTCGAGATTTTCCTCGAGCGGAACATAGTAGCGAATTGCCGCGCGAATTTGTTTGTGCGTCGAGCCGATGATCGTGTACCCGAGTCCGTGCCGACATTCGTAATCGTCAAGCGGAGTTTGCGTCGGCTGCCAGGTGGGTGACCAGAATTCTGCGTGCGCGTCGTCGCGCAGATAAATGTAGCGCCCGCCATAATCGAGCGGAACATTGTTGTAGCGATAACGCGTCAATCGGCGCAAACGCGCATCGCGATAGAACGAATAGCCGCCGGCAGTGTTGGAGATGATGCCGAAATGATTTTGGCTGCCCAGGTAATTGATCCAAGGCAGCGGCGTGTCGGGTTGTGTGATAACGTACTCGCGGTGTTCGTCGTCAAAGTATCCGTAGCGCATGATGAACCTCTACCTCACCCCTAACCCCCCAGCCCCCGTCCCCCTCACCCGAAACGAAGTTCAGTTTCGGGAGAGGGGGACGGGGGAGCGGGGGATGGGGGTGAGGTCATTTCTCCACTCCAGTAATCACAATCCCCTGCATGAACGCGCGCTGCGCCGAGAAGAAGAGGACCGCCGGCAATGCGAGCGTCATCATCGCCGCCGCCATCGCCAACCCAGGTTGCGTCGTGAATGCGTTAGTGAATTCGGTTAGCCCAACAGAGATCGGATAGAGTTCTGGGTTGCCTTGCAGGTACACCAACGGCGTGAAGAAATCGTTCCACGCCCAAAAAAAGTGAAAGAGCGAAACTGCCGTGAGCGCGGACCAGGACTGCGGGATGATCACCGAGAACAAGATGCGAAGTGGATTCGCGCCATCAATCGTCGCGGCTTCGTCCAGGTCGCGCGGAATGCCGCGAAAGTATTGCCGGAGCAAAAAGACGTTATAGGCATTCGCGAAGAAATGCGGAACGATGAGCGGCAACCATGTGCCGCCCCAGCCAATCGAGCGGAAGAAAATGTACTGGGGGATCAATGTGACCTGCGTCGGCAGAATGATGGACGCCATCAGGAGGAGGAACAACGTGTTTTTGCCGCGAAAACGAAAGCGCGCGAAACCGTACGCGACAAAGATCGAAGAGATCACCGCGCCGAGCGTGCTGCTGAGAGAGATAAAGAGCGTGTTGCGGAACAGACGCGGAAAGTTGATCTGATCCCACGCTCTCGGAAAGTTATCGAGCGTTGGTCTGATTTCGTAGACCGGCTCCAGCGTGCGCCAACGACCGACCCAGGTGATGATGCCCGCCGCCGGATTCGCCGGATCGATCCAGCCACTCTCCTCGCGTCCGGGTTCGACGAGTGCGAGCGTTCGGATACCTTGCTCGGTCGGAACTTGATACAGCGTGTAATCTTTTCCCTGGTAATTGTACGTCATTGGGCTTGAAGGCAAGAGCACCGAATGAGGGTCAATGATCTGTTGAATCGTCTTGAACGCAGTCGTCCCCATGTAACCCAACGGCATCAAGAAAGCGATGACCGCGCCGAGCGCGATCAGCATGACCCACGTGTTTTGCCACACATCGTTGATTTGATGCGCCGTCAATT from Chloroflexota bacterium encodes the following:
- a CDS encoding glycosyl transferase codes for the protein MRYGYFDDEHREYVITQPDTPLPWINYLGSQNHFGIISNTAGGYSFYRDARLRRLTRYRYNNVPLDYGGRYIYLRDDAHAEFWSPTWQPTQTPLDDYECRHGLGYTIIGSTHKQIRAAIRYYVPLEENLEVWQLTLTNLRDTPASLSIFSCVEFCLWDANDDATNFQRNFNTGQVEVEDDVIYHKTEYRERRNHFAYFACSEPLAGFDTQRDDFLGAYRGWDRPRVVERGASFNSIAHGWQPIGSHHIRVTLAPNESRTIIFLLGYHENPPDQKFDPPDSQTINKSTLKPTIPKYLNAANADAAFDALRDYWDRLLGNFQVNTPDVHTNRMVNTWNAYQCMVTFNLSRSASQFESGIGRGMGFRDSNQDLLGFVHMIPQRARERILDIAATQLPSGGAYHQYQPLTKRGNDAIGSNFNDDPLWLILGVAAYLKETGDWTILDARVPYDNRAGSETPLYEHLQRAIQYTLDRLGPHGLPLIGRADWNDCLNLNCFSDTPGESFQTTTNKDGKVAESVMIAGLFVVAAKELAAIAEHDKRNTNAAHYRDAANKMQTTVLAHGWDGEWFLRAYDDFGNKVGSHECAEGKIFVEPQGWCVMAGIGIAEGHAARALESVAQHLATPHGIILQQPAYSRYYLNLGEISSYPPGYKENAGIFCHTNPWVMIAETLIGNGDRAHDYYLRINPAAREEISETHRCEPYVYAQMIAGRDAPTHGEAKNSWLTGTAAWNYVAITQAILGIRPTFDGLQIAPVCPRAWRSFTATRVFRGVTYHIDVARVGDGNHVALIVDGKPIEGDIVPPSTDGARMVHVHATLR
- a CDS encoding carbohydrate ABC transporter permease; its protein translation is MLIALGAVIAFLMPLGYMGTTAFKTIQQIIDPHSVLLPSSPMTYNYQGKDYTLYQVPTEQGIRTLALVEPGREESGWIDPANPAAGIITWVGRWRTLEPVYEIRPTLDNFPRAWDQINFPRLFRNTLFISLSSTLGAVISSIFVAYGFARFRFRGKNTLFLLLMASIILPTQVTLIPQYIFFRSIGWGGTWLPLIVPHFFANAYNVFLLRQYFRGIPRDLDEAATIDGANPLRILFSVIIPQSWSALTAVSLFHFFWAWNDFFTPLVYLQGNPELYPISVGLTEFTNAFTTQPGLAMAAAMMTLALPAVLFFSAQRAFMQGIVITGVEK